AAATCTAAAGCGTGTTTTGCCTGCTCTAAATTTCCTGAAAAACAATGGAAAATTCCTCGAAGTTTTGTGTGTTTTTTTCTTTCTAAAACTTCAAAAGTTTCGTCAAAACTTTCTCTGGTGTGAATAACGATGGGCAAATCTTTTTCTATCGCCCAGTCAATCTGTTGCTCAAAAGCTTTTACCTGAATATCTAAAGTCGATTTATCCCAATACAAATCAATACCAATTTCTCCGATCGCAGGAAAATGTCTTTGGTCAAGATAATTCTTTACAATTTCAAGTTCTTTTTCCCAAGATTCTGGCTTTACATAACAAGGATGCAATCCCATCATCGAAAAAATCTGATCAGGATATTCGCTTTCCAACTGAAGCATTTTTTCGTGCGATTCTGAGTCAATAGCCGGGAGATAAAACTCTGTAATTCCTTTATCTAAAGCTCTCTGAATCGTTTCCTTTCTGTCTTCATCAAATTCTTCTGCATATAAATGCGTATGTGTATCAATCATTATTTTTAAAATTTTAAAAGATCTTCATAAGGTTTTTCTAAACCTAAAAGCATTCCGAAAGCCGGCTCGGTTTTTATACCTTTTTTCTTAAGATCGATTATTTTTTGTTTAAACTCTTCTCCTTTTTCCTGCAAAATTTTATATTCTGCAATCATATGGCGGTAAGCATTTTGCTCAATTGTCGGTTTATTTTGTGCAAAAATTTCGATTGGAAATTCTTCCAACATAAAATTTAAAGTAATACATTTCTCATCATTTAAATTTGGATATTCAAGTATAACATCAACTTCATACGGAATTAATTTACTTAAGCTTATTTCTTCCAGAAAATCTTCTTCAT
Above is a genomic segment from Chryseobacterium mulctrae containing:
- a CDS encoding DUF4269 domain-containing protein, whose amino-acid sequence is MIDFTKLDYLKIGNEKQKRAYEILTKYKIFEKLDNYSPLLTGTIPIEIDIENSDLDIICEVDFRYEEDFLEEISLSKLIPYEVDVILEYPNLNDEKCITLNFMLEEFPIEIFAQNKPTIEQNAYRHMIAEYKILQEKGEEFKQKIIDLKKKGIKTEPAFGMLLGLEKPYEDLLKF
- a CDS encoding TatD family hydrolase, whose product is MIDTHTHLYAEEFDEDRKETIQRALDKGITEFYLPAIDSESHEKMLQLESEYPDQIFSMMGLHPCYVKPESWEKELEIVKNYLDQRHFPAIGEIGIDLYWDKSTLDIQVKAFEQQIDWAIEKDLPIVIHTRESFDETFEVLERKKHTKLRGIFHCFSGNLEQAKHALDLNFILGIGGVVTFKNGKIDQFLNEIPLDKIVLETDSPYLAPVPFRGKRNESSYLDLVAGKLVDIYQKDFAEIDKLTSENAKRMFQRN